The Desulfohalovibrio reitneri genome contains a region encoding:
- a CDS encoding cation:proton antiporter has product MHAPPLLDAIILVLCVSAGMVFLCHRLRLPASVGFLLTGVAMGPHGLEVVHSAHDIEILAEIGVILLLFVIGLEFSVKRLGSIKRLALAGGGGQVLLTLGAAALLALLLAGRELPGAVFIGFITALSSTAIVLKLLKDRGEIDAPHGNACLAILIFQDIAVVPMMLLIPLLAGQGGGSPMWDLAVMVGKAGLLVGGVLVLTNTAVPWLLHQVARTRSNETFLLAIVGICLGVAALSNALGMSFALGAFLAGLTISESEYSHQAAASILPFHDVFLSFFFVSMGMLLDVGFVLSNPWLVLGLALGLGVLKFTLAAGAGRLAGLPLAASLLTGFALFQVGEFSFVLARQGEAVGLLPQREYQLFLAAAVLTMVATPFVLAAGSRVARATSRLHLPAPGRPHTGGHKELRDHLVVIGFGPTGRHVVQAAKAWRVPYWIIEGNPDTVRTEASHGEPISFGDATSSHILEEAGIENARMVAVAVSDPVASRRAVDQVRRLNPRVRILVRSTFLTDLKEFRDMGADDVVTSEMEASVEMVARMLRTWLVPEREIDGFLEELRAGDAMARPTVRPELVETRLPDMKVAHVRVEPGAGAEGKTLGELALRKEHSVSILAIRKQGQNVRLTPGANDLVEVGDLLLLAGEPEQVRQARRNLFASPETA; this is encoded by the coding sequence ATGCACGCGCCGCCGCTGCTCGACGCCATAATCCTGGTCCTGTGCGTCTCGGCGGGGATGGTCTTTCTCTGCCACCGGCTGCGCCTGCCCGCCAGCGTTGGCTTTCTGCTGACGGGCGTGGCCATGGGCCCGCACGGGCTGGAGGTGGTCCACTCCGCCCACGACATCGAAATCCTTGCCGAAATCGGCGTCATCCTCCTGCTCTTCGTCATCGGCCTGGAGTTCTCGGTCAAGCGGCTGGGCTCCATCAAGCGGCTGGCCCTGGCCGGTGGCGGCGGGCAGGTGCTGCTCACCCTGGGAGCGGCCGCCCTGCTGGCCCTGTTGCTGGCGGGACGGGAGTTGCCCGGGGCCGTCTTTATCGGTTTCATCACCGCCCTGTCCTCCACCGCCATCGTGCTCAAGCTGCTCAAGGACCGAGGCGAGATAGACGCGCCCCACGGAAACGCCTGCCTGGCCATACTCATCTTCCAGGACATCGCCGTGGTGCCCATGATGCTGCTGATTCCGCTTCTGGCCGGGCAAGGCGGCGGCAGCCCCATGTGGGACCTGGCGGTGATGGTGGGCAAGGCGGGGCTGCTGGTGGGCGGCGTGCTGGTGCTGACCAACACCGCCGTGCCCTGGCTCCTGCACCAGGTGGCCCGCACCCGCTCCAACGAGACCTTTCTGCTGGCCATCGTGGGCATCTGCCTGGGCGTGGCCGCGCTGTCCAACGCCCTGGGCATGTCCTTCGCCCTTGGGGCCTTCCTGGCCGGGCTGACCATATCCGAGTCGGAGTACAGCCACCAAGCCGCGGCCTCCATTTTGCCCTTCCACGACGTGTTCCTGAGCTTCTTCTTCGTCTCCATGGGCATGCTGCTGGACGTGGGCTTTGTCCTCTCCAACCCCTGGCTGGTGCTGGGGCTGGCTCTGGGGCTGGGGGTGCTCAAGTTCACCCTGGCGGCCGGGGCGGGACGGCTGGCGGGCCTCCCACTGGCGGCCAGCCTGCTGACAGGCTTCGCCCTCTTCCAGGTAGGGGAGTTCTCCTTTGTGCTGGCCAGGCAGGGCGAGGCGGTGGGGCTTCTGCCCCAGCGGGAATACCAGCTTTTCCTGGCTGCGGCCGTGCTGACCATGGTGGCCACGCCCTTTGTGCTGGCCGCCGGGTCGCGGGTGGCCAGGGCCACCAGCCGACTGCACCTGCCCGCTCCCGGACGCCCCCACACGGGCGGGCACAAAGAGTTGCGCGACCATCTGGTGGTCATCGGCTTCGGCCCCACCGGCCGCCACGTGGTGCAGGCGGCCAAGGCTTGGCGGGTGCCCTACTGGATCATCGAGGGCAATCCGGACACCGTGCGCACCGAGGCCTCCCACGGCGAGCCCATCTCCTTCGGCGACGCCACCTCCTCCCACATCCTGGAGGAGGCGGGGATCGAGAACGCCCGCATGGTGGCCGTGGCCGTGTCCGACCCGGTGGCATCCCGCAGGGCCGTCGACCAAGTGCGCCGCCTCAACCCGCGTGTGCGCATCCTGGTGCGCTCCACCTTTCTCACCGATCTCAAGGAATTCCGCGACATGGGCGCGGACGACGTGGTAACCTCCGAGATGGAGGCCTCGGTGGAGATGGTGGCCCGGATGCTGCGCACCTGGCTGGTGCCGGAGCGGGAAATCGACGGGTTCCTGGAGGAGTTGCGCGCCGGGGACGCCATGGCCCGCCCCACGGTGCGCCCGGAGTTGGTGGAAACCAGATTGCCGGACATGAAGGTGGCGCACGTGCGGGTGGAACCGGGCGCCGGGGCGGAAGGCAAAACCCTTGGCGAGCTGGCCTTGCGCAAGGAGCATTCCGTATCCATCTTGGCCATACGCAAGCAAGGACAGAACGTCCGGCTCACGCCGGGGGCCAACGACCTGGTGGAGGTGGGCGACCTGCTCCTTCTGGCGGGTGAACCGGAGCAGGTGCGCCAGGCCCGACGCAACCTTTTCGCCTCCCCGGAGACGGCATGA
- a CDS encoding multiheme c-type cytochrome — translation MPASAQSADAPSLSSATQDCLSCHETLHPGIVEGWRSSRHRAVTPGEAMQVEGNARKVSSEDVPEELRGTAVGCAECHTIRHDAHADTFDHMGYQVHIATSPDDCATCHATEREQYSDNIMAHARANLTKNPVFTDLVRTINGVPSRNDQGEMVQAEPSHAANADACFYCHGTELEVTGTKTRDTMYGPMDFPVIKGWPNNGVGRVNLDGSKGSCAACHTRHTFAIEQARSPATCKECHNGPDVPAYKVYSASKHGNIYEGIGKKRWNFSNVPWTVGKDFTAPTCATCHISLVTTPEGEVVAERTHAVSDRLPWRIFGLPYAHPQPKEPTTHTIKNANGLPLPTTLDNEPASEFLIDKETMDERRETMQAVCRSCHGEAWVDGHWDNFEQVIQETNQTTLAGTRIMQSIWEDGLAKGLAQGDSIFDEYIERTWSTTWLFYANTVRFSSAMAGGGDYGVFADGRYQLMRTIRQLEDWRDLRTGVERE, via the coding sequence ATGCCCGCGTCCGCCCAGTCCGCCGACGCGCCTTCCCTGTCCAGCGCCACCCAGGACTGCCTGTCCTGCCACGAGACCCTGCACCCGGGCATCGTTGAAGGATGGCGTTCCTCCCGCCACCGGGCCGTGACCCCGGGCGAGGCGATGCAAGTGGAAGGAAACGCCCGCAAGGTGTCCAGCGAGGACGTGCCCGAGGAATTGCGGGGCACGGCAGTGGGCTGCGCCGAATGCCACACTATCCGGCACGACGCCCACGCCGACACCTTCGACCACATGGGCTACCAGGTACACATCGCCACCAGCCCGGACGACTGCGCCACCTGCCACGCCACCGAGCGGGAGCAGTACAGCGACAACATCATGGCCCACGCCCGGGCCAACCTTACGAAAAACCCGGTCTTCACCGACTTGGTGCGAACCATCAACGGCGTGCCTTCGCGCAACGATCAGGGCGAGATGGTGCAGGCCGAACCCAGCCACGCGGCCAACGCGGACGCCTGCTTCTACTGCCACGGCACCGAGCTGGAAGTGACCGGCACCAAAACGCGCGACACCATGTACGGCCCCATGGACTTTCCGGTCATCAAGGGCTGGCCCAACAACGGAGTGGGCCGCGTCAACCTCGACGGCTCCAAGGGATCCTGCGCGGCCTGCCACACCCGCCACACCTTCGCCATTGAGCAGGCCCGCTCCCCGGCCACCTGCAAGGAGTGCCATAACGGCCCGGACGTGCCGGCCTACAAGGTCTATTCCGCCTCCAAGCACGGCAACATCTACGAGGGAATCGGGAAGAAGCGCTGGAACTTCTCCAATGTGCCATGGACCGTGGGCAAGGACTTCACCGCCCCCACCTGCGCCACCTGTCACATCTCCCTGGTAACGACTCCCGAGGGCGAGGTGGTGGCCGAGCGAACCCACGCGGTCAGCGACCGCCTGCCCTGGCGCATCTTCGGGCTGCCCTACGCCCACCCCCAGCCCAAGGAGCCCACCACCCACACCATTAAAAACGCCAACGGGCTGCCCTTGCCCACGACACTGGACAACGAACCCGCCTCCGAGTTCCTCATCGACAAGGAGACCATGGACGAGCGGCGGGAAACCATGCAGGCGGTCTGCCGCTCCTGCCACGGCGAGGCATGGGTGGACGGCCACTGGGACAACTTCGAGCAGGTCATCCAGGAGACCAACCAGACCACACTGGCGGGCACGCGGATCATGCAGTCCATCTGGGAGGACGGACTGGCCAAGGGCCTCGCCCAGGGCGACTCCATCTTCGACGAATACATCGAGCGCACCTGGAGCACCACGTGGCTGTTCTACGCAAATACGGTGCGCTTTTCCTCGGCCATGGCCGGGGGCGGTGACTACGGCGTCTTCGCCGACGGCCGCTACCAGCTCATGCGCACCATCCGCCAGCTTGAGGACTGGCGCGACCTGCGGACCGGAGTGGAGCGCGAATAG